The nucleotide sequence AGATACATTCATTTGTACAACTATATCAAGGAAAGATCACAATTGATTTAATTAAGCAGTAAGtaaatagtatttttttaaaaagcaattctgaaaTTTCAATATTTGATAAAATCAATATCATCTTATGGGTTCTTACTTCTCTCACTGTTGCTAAATGCACCACGTATAGATCCACCCAGTCGCACCTCTCCATCTTGCAAGTCTTCTAGCACAAGATCCTTCACAGGGATGGGTTGCCGGTACAGTTGGTAGCAGAGTTGCTCATTATGTGTAACTGCTCGAGTAATCACCAGTAGTTCTTGGAAGAGAAAAACATGCAGTTTctaatagaaaagaaaaagaaatagtgAATTGTTACTCTTGCATTCTTTGTTTATAACTTTCTtagtttaaaatgaaaaaaattaaagtaGTTCAGTAGCTAGTTAAACAACAGCACCGAAGATGGGTAGAAATATCCTAGGGCATAGTCTGAAGTCCTGTGATACATTCACCTTGCTGAAGTAAATAAGTTTGAGTCTGTGTCACTGGATGGATAGAAAGCCCAcctatgctgccttgagttccatgatggaagaaaggcaagatataactGTACTACAAATAATAAGAGTAAGAAATGTAACAACAAGaagagccataactcagtggtggaatatctgccctgcatgcagaaggtcccacgttcaatccccggcatctccaggtaggcctaggagagattcctgcctaaaatcatggagagctgctgccagtcagtgtagatagtagttagatggaccagtggtctgacttggtataaagcacccTAATAATAATAGGGTGCAAGGATAGCATCTGAAAAGCATCTCTGAGAAATGAGTTCCGCAGTTCTGGCACAATTATAGAGAAGGTCCTGCTTCGTGCATCTGCTATTCTAATCTCATGCAGATGTGGAATTGGGTATCCTGAAAGGAGCACAGTCAATATGGAAGCTAACATGAGGAAGGCTTAGAGGGTAGATAGTACAGGGGCCTATAACAAACACAGATATTGACAACGGTGTTAAAAGAAGATAAAGAACAGTCTCTCTCTTAGATGCAATAAGGATGATCTattccatcccccacccccattctaaaCTCTgctgagactttttttttaaccaccaataaaaaaattgttttaaatctcTTTCTCATTCCTGAAACGTGATACTATTTTCCCAGGATCACCATTAGAAAACAAACCAACTGCAACCTTAAATTTCAAAAGAAACCATTCAAAGTTTAAAAGAGAACTTTacttagtgtggtgtagtggttagagtgttgaactatgacctgggagaccagggttcgaatccccacattgtcatgaatctcactgggtgaccttggaccagtcactgcctctcagcctctgaataccgcttaccaagaaaaccctattcatagggtcgccataagtcagaatcaacttgaaggcagtccatttccatttttttacttAAAATAAGAAGTAAACCAGTATAAAAAATAATTCCTTACCGCCCCCCTGTTGTTCTTTAGTTCACCATGGCAACACACAACACGTGAATCATCTATCAAGGAGTCCTTTTGGCCTTCATCAAGATAGATTAGCCTCTCTTTGTAATACTGGCATTCAGATTCACCAGTCTTTTTGTTGATTTCTGACACTATTCCTTGGACAATATTAATCTGTAGGGAAAAATGTCACAGATAAATCGTAATTTGCCAAGGCAATTTCACTagcaccttttccagctttatAGTGAATGGACCTTAAGGTTTATAATGGGCAGGAGACAGGTCATATGAGTGCTTGGTACTCTAATTTGGCTTTTCAGTTTCAAGCatgctattttttcttttaaaccacTTCTCAGATTATATTTATACACATCGACCATCCCTCAATGGATCCAGTGCATGTGCAGGAACTTCCCTCTTATGCCCTATGAGCAGAGGCATGCTGCATATATGCAAGAGGAAATTTGCTGTGTAAACCGAGctccttcattcattcattcagctaatctaattaaacattttaaatccCCAGAGCCCCTTTTAGGTGTGTACATACACAACAGggctttgtattttgttttcctgaatgaCTGCTACTTTTCTTCATGTTCTAGAGCCCAAATAGTTTAAAAACTCTCTTAAGTTTAAACTGCAGCATGGGATGCAGTATATTAACAGGAAGGCTTTCTGAAAACAAAACCTGAAGGGCAATGGCATGAAGTTTCTTTTCCACAAATTTCTCTGAATTGGAGCCAATATCAAAACCTCCTATCTCCAAGTTTTTATCTGGTTTAAACTAGGCTTTTAAAAAGCCAGCTGAAACAAAATCAGTTTTACAGCACTTCTGAAAGATGCTTGGGTTCAAGCTTCAGCACGTCTCCAAGTGGAAGGAGAATACTGAGAACACCTCTCATTGTGGCCTTGCTATTTGAACATGACAGATGGATGGTACTGTTGAAATACTAATTCTTGGTCGATCTTGGAATGATCAGAAGAGGAAGTTGTCTATGTTTATAAAAGGCAATAGAAACCTGCAGCATATGTAAGGCTTTGGATATTGCCAACAATATTTTAAGGTTATCAGATACATTGCCACGCAGAGGAAAGAAGTGAGGATGGAGGTGTGGTGAGGCTACTTATCATGCTGTCCATGATGCCAGGATCAGGACCTGGCCTTGTCTTGTACAACACTACACACACAAAACATGAATGTTTAGTAAAAGCACAGTATCACAGGCAATGTACAGTcatgttgcatgcagaagagtcTCTATAACCAGAATGGCAGTTTTTATGATAAAGGAGTTTAGCTACTGCCTATATAGTAGTCAAGTCAGTTTTAATATCACTAGATAAAGTGTACATTGTTGTTTTCTCCATTAGTAAATATTACATCAAACCAGTCTTTTCCTTTAAATTACTTGGGAAATGCCAGTTCTGATTATAACTAATGGCAATGTATCTATTGACTTTAACATACACTGAaatagtttttttatttattcattgcctCTGTGCAATGGCATTGTGGGGTCTTGAATAGTGGTGTTAACCACACAAACAAATTAGAAAattagccgccctgggctcctgctggaaggaagggtggggtataaataaaataataaataaataaaatcagacacTTAGAGAAGTCGAATCTGTTCCATAGAGGAGCCTTGAACAGGCCAtggcaaaaatgttaaaaaaattatcTTATTAGGTGAGATATTAATTAGATATCTAATTACAAAACACATACAGCTTCTTCAATGTGCTGTTGGTCTGGATGATCATTTGGTGTGTGTCTCAGAATCTCTCTAAGTAGCAATGGGTACTTCACTAGACGGCTTCTTGGAATGTCAAGGAAATTCCATAGGTCCAGCTTGCGACTGAAAGGAGACTCTAGACAACGCTGTAGGAAGTCTTGCACCCGATGATCCTGCTTCTTGTGGTCCAGCAAAGCTTTGGCAGCTACCTGGTTGCTGCAATAGCTGTCATAGGAATTCAGGCAAGGCAGCTaaggaaaaaagaaacatttGGAAATAATTTGCAAGAATACATTTGGAAGTGTTTTCAATATATTCCTCTCTATCTAATTAATGTTGATACacagaaaatatttttgttccaAGAACAAACCTCGTGCATAGACTGTTTTCAACACTAATTCTCTTGACTGTCAATGGTTTTTAATTATATAAAAAAGCATAACCACTATTTTTTTGATAATAGCTGGAACTGGTGGATCCTGGTTAGAAGCCTGATTTTGTCACTCATTACTGTCTAATGGTGTAATGTCACCAAAAATATTTACTAGAAACTTACAGTCCAATAGTAAAACATCAAAAGCAGGTGTTTAGGTGTACTGCATACTAGGATGTTGCACTGATGCAGTTAACATCACTTTGCTAGGAACACCCACAGTTGccagatgcatttatttattgggTTTATGCTCTGTTCTTTAAGAATATTCTccacaaagtggcttacaatattttaaaatacataaagccTTTTAAAACACACTGTTAGTATCAATAGACAAGGACAACCCACTCCAGGAATTGCATTCCATCACTGTGGAGCCAGTGCTGAGAAGATCCTTTTATGCACGCTCACCAGTCTGGTGGGCAATGAAGCAGGGCCCTTTAATTGATAATGTTGTGCATTGTTGTACCAATACATGCAACTCTTATAAGGCACAGTAATGGAAACTTATACTGTTTGGCAATATGGAAAAGCTGGGTGTGTTATTCACAAAGTGAGTTGagtcttgcccagtagtggtggATGTGGTGATGGAGAATTGCCCTCCCAACACTGGCATTGCTACAGTTTATCTGGACGGAGCTGGGGAAGGGCAGCATGGTGGCAAGGTCAGGGCTGCACAGAAGCTCTGGTAGAACCAATCTGGGTTTTGCATCAGTACATCTAAACAGCTCCAATACCACTGCTCTACCCGAGCCATATCCAAATAGGTTGCAGCAATGCTGATTTCAGGAGCTCCATGGCTCGGCCCCATGACACTGGtcacctctaggctggattactgtaatgtgctctatgtggggctgcccttgaggttggtccagaagctgcaactggtgcaaaatgcagcagtgagactgctcactggggcagagtatccaacatgtcaccccgctactgaaagaattgcactggttgcccatttgctaccaggccaagttcaaggttctagttttggtgtacaaagccctatacagcttgggatcaggatacctgaaagactgtcttacacagttatatacccagttgatcactgcactgtgcaggtgagggcctcctgcagataccatcttatcaggaggtccattctgcacaacataggaaacagacctttagtgtggcggcacctaccctgtggaattccctccctttgaatattaggcaggtgccatctctgttatctttttggcgccttttgaagactttcctctttcaacaagtcttttaagttgagacctatcccagtctgcgtctgtgttggaattactttttaaaaacatattttttaaaaaagcgttttttaaccctttcaaaagatgtttttaaagtttttttgttttggtgtattttaaggtctgtttttatgatgttctgatgtgtttttagcacttttgtttgcctccctgggctgatcttttcagtgtctactgaagactttcctctttcaacaagacttttaagtagaaactTTCTCCTAATCTGcatttgtgttagaattgctttctaatatgttttaaactactactttaaaaaaaaatgttttaaaggttttttaaaaatatatatatttaaagatattattgtatattttaataaaatatattaaattttaaactctgtttttatgatgttttagtgtttgtagtgcttttgtttgccgccctatgctcctgctgggaggaagggcagaatataaatctaataataataataacaataataacaataataacaacaacaataataacaataataataacaataataataacggtTTTGTTTTCTGGCCTGGGCTATGTGGTACAAAGTTTGCCTTGGGTCCTTTGCCCTTCTTCAGTGTTACTGCCTGGTACTAGTTCTAAAACCAAACATAGCTTTGATAAATTAACTGATGCATTTTACAAAGATATCATTATGAGATTGTAAATCTCAATATCACTACCCATTCTTTGCATATTTTACCAAAATCAgttttcacctttaaatgaaGTAGATAAAAAGAAAACCAAATTAATAGTTTATGAAAGTTTTCCATACCCAGCCCACAAGAATGTGGCCAACAGAGTCTGTAGATCCATCTGGCTTTCTCGCTTCTTTCAGCCGCCTAAGAAGATCTGgtgtaaacaaaataaaaagaaacatgaAATACTGaattggggtggggtgaggatgATGACCCAACTGGTAAAGGAAAACTGAGGATTTTTCTATACTCCATGcacccccattatttatttactttttttaacaaacaaGCATTATCTGGACAGCATCCATGTCATAAGAGATTGAAGAAACTGCATCATGCCATTCAGACTGACAGGTAGGTAACAATGATTACAGATAAATCCCTCCTCTCCCCAACAAGTTCACCAAGATAGCTTGGAATTACAGATTTGCTTTTTCATTTACTGAATgtgatttcctttttcttttactgAATGTGGCTAAGATTTTACCATTTTCCTTTTTTCATTTCTTATTTCAGGACAGCCTCAGGGCTTATCCCAAACAGCCAGGAACACATTTGCCATGTCCAACAGCTGTCTGCATATTCTAATATATTCCACAAATGGATTCCAGCTAGCATAGTAGATTGAAGTTCAACCTTTTCGAGTACTGTTTGTGAGACTTTCATTGCCTTTGACCACCTGCATATCAGTTTATCACTATCTGTGTatcaaaatgctttaaaatgatTCAACACCCCCATTTTCACAAAGTGAGGAGCTATTCCCTGACAAAAAGGCTATACACAAATGTGACCGATATACTCTGCTAGTCTTCCTCTTTCAGTGCCAAACTTTACAAGACATGGGAGATGCGTGATTAGCTTCCCCCACATTTCTATTTTTACTGAAGAGAAACTGTGCAGGGCTCTAATTTTGACTGAAGAAACAGTGCCATCAGATGGAAGAGGTCAAACATTCCCCACCACAACTGCTTTCTCAATTGAAATCCCATCCACTGAAGCTGATATTAGGTGCACATGGGAGGAAATACAGCTAGCTGCATCATGCTTGTATTTATCCCCCACCTAgacagagggaaaatctaggtcaGGACCTAAATTTTCACATACATATGAAAGGGTCAGCTCTCTGCCCCAGCATTGCTGCTCCAATCAGAATCAGAGCCCATCCCAGCAGTTGCTTTTTAGTAAAAATAGTAATGTCAGAAGAGCCAATGAATAATTTATGTCTAATCTCTCTGGAAGGATATAGATATCGCAcactgtctgtctatctatacaCAGACACATACAGAGACTCCATCATGATTCTTCACAAATCTTATGAAGAAGTCAAAATGCACAATTGTTTAAAATGCCTCTCCAAAACCTATATTAGGTTGAAAATACATTTCCCCAGCACCTAGATATCTACTTCCATAATTTTTTGACAACTTAAGTTCTATGGGAACACTGAACTCAAGGAAGAAAACTGTATCCGTGTTTATATAATTTCTGGTAGCATCTAAACCGATTCCCATGTGTGTCAGGACTGACAGTTGGCAACTGTGCATGTCAACAGATACAGCAGTGACAACTAATGACACTAATTCTTCTACAATTTAGATACAAAAATAAAGCACCCAATCCAATGTACTTTCTTCCTTACAGAGAGATTTTGTAGAGAAGTTCTTTAGATTAGATTCTTGCCCATTTCAGCTCACGGATTTTTTTTCAATTTGCAGCCCAATATAACACGATTGTTCCTCAAACAATTGCTCCTCAAACATCTTACTTGCTTTTAGCAGTTGTGTATTGAATAAAAAGAACGATACCTTCATGCAGAGGAATTAAAGAGTCCAGTGTTCCAAAAATTTGATTTAATTCTTGCTCTGACATTATGGAAAGTTTAAGCATTGGGTCATGGTAAGCCTGCACAAAGATAGAAAAGTcattaaataaatacacattaGAAATTCACTAATTAGTGATACCCTTTACACTCTGGCCGTTACGCAGTAGGTTTCTATTTATCTGAACCCTTATCTACATACACAGATGGCAGAAACTGCCTATGAACAAAATCAGTAGAGGGACAAAATACTTAATAGTATAATACCTTCTTTGCTAACTTCAGGTCTTCTATCAAGTCTTGTTCTCCTTGCGCAAGTTCAAAAATAGCCTGTAATAGAAAACAGAACCTTGAGAAATCTGCTATTTCTCATTTCTCAAATAACCTTTTTAAACACAGTGAGGCTGATTCCTAAGTAAGTGTCATAGGACTTCAGCctcagttgttttttttttagtgggttgTGTTGTTTTTGGTTCTGtctctcatttcagaacaaatagGGGTAGGTGTGCATGTCATGTTCTTTCTGTTCAAAACAAATTTGGTATGTGCTTTATTATTCCTGGCTTGATTTAAAAAGTCCACTTTTCTCTATGTAGTTTCAAAATTATTTGGGAGGGGGTGGGCAGGATTTTTCTGTGTTTGAAAGAATAAGTGCTTCCCCATCTCCTTCTAcccattttttttcctggccAGTTAAAAAAGGTTGTTTTATGCTGGCTATCTTAGAACACATTGGTGGGTTTCTGCCTTGTGCATATGTGTAGCACTCTAAAGTCATAAAGGACTCCTTATATTTCTAGAAAGGCAGCTGTACTGGTTTGctgtttttgctacaacagaagctgcaatcttacacatgtgtacctgggaataagcccccatGACatacagtagggcttacttctgagtaaacatgtatgcaATCCATTTGAATACATTCTGTAATAAGTCAACAACTGACGAATTTACAGTAGCAAGAGACTAGAATGAAAGACCCCTCTGTATCAAATGCATGAAATGGGCACTGGGCAGCAAAAATGTTGGGTGAATAAATTCcaaagggtctactctaagtatgacttagctggatatcaaCCATAGTGTATTAGCCATTCAGGCACACAAAAAAGAAATACTAAAGGGATCCCTTAGTAGATTCTTGCCCAATGGCCCCCCAAAATCATGAGCCAGCCTTGCCTATAAACAATGAGGAACTATTATTGCTTATTGCATTAAGCAAAACAGATCTCTATAGAAGATCCTTATATTCACATAATTTATAAGGAGACCCCTGCAATGGATTTTTCTTTGTCTGAATATATCTGAACATTTCTTAGTTTGAATATCTCATAATCCAGAAGTCATCTCTTCCTTAAATGGGTCCTAGCATTATATTGCAAGCAGCTCAGTAAGATGAATTATTGGTCTAACTTGATTGGCAAGAGAAACACTGATAAtttagtagaatcatagaatagtagagttggaaggggcctataaggccatcaagtccaaccccctgctcaatgcaggaatccaagttaaagcatacccaacagggggcttgtccagctgcctcttgaatgcctccagtgttggagaacccatcaCTTCCCTAGgtatttggttccattgtcgtaccgctctatcagttagaaagtttttcctgatgttcagccgaaatctggcttcctgtaacttgagcccattattttgtgtcctgcactctgggttaattgagaagagatcccagcccttctctgtgtgggcaatctttcatgtacttgaagagtgctatcatatctcccctcagtcctctcttctcaaggttaaacatgcccagttctttcagtctctcctcatagggcttggtttccagtcccttgatcattctcattgccctcctctgaactcgttccagtttgtctgcatcgtgcttaaagtgcggtgtccagaactggatacagtacagtagggccccgctaatacggcaggttagggaccaggcccccaccgtaaagtggaaatcgccataaagcagggccccatagactataatgagCCGTGTCGCGCGAAAATGACATAAAAATGGTGTGCGACGGAAAAAACcctgccgtattagtggaacaagcgctgtaagagcggggcctttccctaattgaaaaccgccgcatgaacaaagtgctgtaaagcggaacgccgtaaagcggggccctactgtactcaagatgaggcctaaccagtgctgaatagaggggaactagtacttcacacgatttcgaaactatacttctgttaatgcagcctaaaatagcatttgccttttttgcagccatatcacactgttgcctcatattcagcttgtgatttaacaacaattccaagatccttctcacatgtagtattgctgaaccaagtgtcccccatcttataactgtgtgtttggtttctttttcctaggtgtaagactttgcacttatccctgttaaatttcattctgttgttttcattacTGCAGATACGAAGACTAAGACAAATCAATACTAAAAAAGTCTCAAGTTTTATATCTGTATGTAGTGATGAGACAGTATTAATTAGGGGCAAGGATTCAGCGTCTGCTTGCTGGCCAGCCAGTGATTAGCTGCAAATTTGTGTCAGTACTGTTGGCTTTGCCTTCCAGGTTTGTCctgttcctgcaacttgaactaTTCTCTGCTCTGCCTGAGCCCTGGAATCTGTTTGTCCATGAATGTATGTTTGTCTGCCTGGAAACTGGCAatgtgttgtattcaactaacttttactcagagaagttccattgaaattaatggacctaagttagtcatggctattaatttgaatgggtctactctgagtaggagctagttgaatacaacccaatgaatTTGGGTCTGTATGGTGCTGCTGTCCAGACTTAATAAACTGAGGATCTTTTAGGAGGGAGCACAATTTCAAAAGTGTGATTCCAGCAGTCCATTCTGGCCCAatattgtttactctgactggcagaagctctccagggtctcagacaaaGGTCTTTCTCACTACCATCTACCTGATCCATTTAAACTGGAAATAGATATTCGGCTGGATTGGAAAATAGTATGGTCTGGTGTAAGGCAGTTTAAATATGGATATtgtcaaatcaaataaataggaCCAGCCCCAGCTTTGAGAGTGAGCCTTGCCAACAAGCCCATGACAAGATATTGTGAAAAGGCAGCAGTGATCTTGCTTCCCATTTTTTTAACCCCAAAATGCCTTTTGAATGACAAAGCCATGCCAAATAGGTGTCAAGAAGAAATAAGGCCAGACTGCTGCAATACCAAAACAAGAGACTAAAAAGAATAGGACCAAGCTATATTCATTTAAATATTGTCCtttatgtatttatatcctgcccttcttgtaTGATGGAATTCAAAGCATTATCCCTAGGACAATGGCAAAGAGCCAACTTGCGAAAAGTGGCATACCAaactcttaaataaataaataaggttctcaggcagtctcccatctgtAACAGACCAGACCTAGACCCTAGACCTAGTTGTGTTAATCCCATTACAGACAAAATAGtccaaagaaaatataaataagcAAACCTCTTGTCGCTTGATTTCTTTGGATGTGAGCACTTGATTGCCACAAACATCAAAAGTCTCACTCCAGAGTTTACTGTCTCTTCGCTTGGTGCTAGCAGGGGGTACATTTCTAGTCCAGGGTCGTGTGGAAAGAAGATCAGGACGACTCTCACTGCGAAAACTTATGGAACGctataaaaaaaacacaaaggctTAAGTAGTTATCGCTTGGTTCacatttgatttaaaatattggTTTTGATCCAAAATTACATGAACCTTGGGTTAGACAGTTCctttcagcataacctacctcacagagttgttgtgaggataaaatggaccattggtctcacctgaagagtgattttcataggaggtatgccatcaagcagggtaatagctccacctatcgtccaaaggcaagaatgtttctgaaggcaagactaggggcg is from Rhineura floridana isolate rRhiFlo1 chromosome 3, rRhiFlo1.hap2, whole genome shotgun sequence and encodes:
- the ARHGEF3 gene encoding rho guanine nucleotide exchange factor 3 isoform X7 — protein: MGWCCFFVFHQKKRKQSTQSEDVISVCSFDSSEPSNKRVRPLSRVTSLASLIPPVRATPLKRFGQTLQRSISFRSESRPDLLSTRPWTRNVPPASTKRRDSKLWSETFDVCGNQVLTSKEIKRQEAIFELAQGEQDLIEDLKLAKKAYHDPMLKLSIMSEQELNQIFGTLDSLIPLHEDLLRRLKEARKPDGSTDSVGHILVGWLPCLNSYDSYCSNQVAAKALLDHKKQDHRVQDFLQRCLESPFSRKLDLWNFLDIPRSRLVKYPLLLREILRHTPNDHPDQQHIEEAINIVQGIVSEINKKTGESECQYYKERLIYLDEGQKDSLIDDSRVVCCHGELKNNRGAKLHVFLFQELLVITRAVTHNEQLCYQLYRQPIPVKDLVLEDLQDGEVRLGGSIRGAFSNSERIKNFFRVSFKKGSQSQSHSLQANDAFNKQQWLNCIRQAKESVLCAASEDGVPNSEGPLLTSSSRNRIPRQESKPEQMDQSDSGSDCSMDISEISFDCDHMEQTYSWETDKEIESNV